A DNA window from Hordeum vulgare subsp. vulgare chromosome 1H, MorexV3_pseudomolecules_assembly, whole genome shotgun sequence contains the following coding sequences:
- the LOC123452347 gene encoding structural maintenance of chromosomes protein 3, which translates to MYIKKVIIEGFKSYREETSTEPFSPKVNVVVGANGSGKSNFFHAIRFVLSDMFQNLRSEDRGALLHEGAGHSVVSAFVEIIFDNSDNRIPVDKEEVRLRRTVASKKDEYYLDGKHVSKTEVMNLLESAGFSRSNPYYVVQQGKIASLTLMKDSERLDLLKEIGGTRVYEDRRRESLKIMQETANKRKQIDQVVRYLEERLRELDEEKEELKKYQQLDKQRRSLEYTILDHELNDARNELASMDDNRRQISERMSQADNEVVELREKVKSLEKEIKASTKGINETKSEKEDAEKKRTEALKVVSQIDLDLRDLKDRISSEKRAKDEAVRELNSMRKESEKSKSELAQISKVHAAKLKEEEDISKSIMDREKRLSILYQKQGRATQFKNEAARDEWLRKEIHDLERVLLSNRKQESLLQDESQKLKDEINKLTDHIESRRSESSKLESALADKQKHHNDFTKQKNALQDERKSFWKEENSVTAEIDRLKEDLVKAQKSLDHATPGDIRRGLNSVSRIIRDHGIGGVFGPVLELVDCEEKFFTAVEVTAGNSLFHVVVENDDISTRIIQVLTREKGGRVTFIPLNRVHAPNVNVPQSSDFVPLLKKLKFRAEHRRAFEQVFGRTVICRDLETATRVARSNSLDCITLDGDQVAKKGGMTGGFYDSRRSRLKFVKVIRDNKAEIEKKTAHLENVGKKLKDIDKKITDLITKHQQMDAERDHAKSELEQFKADIASATKQKGSLEKALAKKEKSLANIRNQIEQIQSGIAMKNDEMGTELIDQLTLEERDLLSRLNPEITGLKEKFLSCKNSRIEIETRKEELENNLSTNLMRRQKELEAIISSADSKTLPVEVEAKEQELKESKRTLDEATTVLKANVDAINAHTRQMDQLKKQRDDLKALEANLEQTVQDGAKDLEQLMSNRSTYLVKQDECMKKIRDLGSLPADAFETYKRKNKKQLQKLLYDCNEQLKQFSHVNQKALDQYVNFTEQREQLQRRRAELDAGDEKIRELISVLDQRKDESIERTFKGVARHFREVFSELVQGGHGYLVMMKKKDGDAGDDDMDEDAPREPDPEGRIEKYIGVKVKVSFTGKGETQSMKQLSGGQKTVVALTLIFAIQRCDPAPFYLFDEIDAALDPQYRTAVGSVVRRLADMADTQFIATTFRPEILKVADKIYGVTHKNRVSFINVVSKEQAMDFIEHDQTHNAS; encoded by the exons ATGTATATAAAGAAG GTTATAATCGAAGGGTTTAAAAGCTACAGGGAGGAGACCTCGACAGAACCTTTCAGCCCCAAAGTTAACGTAGTCG TTGGTGCAAATGGATCTGGCAAATCAAACTTTTTCCATG CTATACGCTTTGTCCTGAGTGACATGTTTCAGAACCTGCGCAGCGAGGACAGGGGAGCTCTTCTCCAT GAAGGTGCTGGACACTCAGTTGTATCTGCTTTTGTCGAGATAATTTTTGATAATTCAGACAACCGTATTCCA GTTGATAAAGAAGAGGTACGCTTGCGAAGGACAGTTGCTTCAAAGAAGGATGAATACTACTTGGATGGAAAACATGTCAG TAAAACTGAAGTCATGAATCTGCTGGAGAGCGCTGGTTTCTCTCGATCTAATCCATACTATGTTGTCCAGCAAGGAAAG ATTGCATCCCTTACTCTAATGAAAGATTCTGAACGACTGGATCTTCTCAAAGAGATTGGTGGTACACGTGTTTATGAAGATAGACGTCGGGAAAGCTTGAAAATAATGCAAGAAACAG CCAATAAAAGGAAGCAGATTGATCAAGTTGTCCGCTACCTGGAGGAGAGACTGAGAGAACTTGATGAAGAGAAGGAGGAACTAAAGAAGTACCAGCAGCTGGACAAACAGAGAAGATCACTTGAGTATACTATATTGGACCATGAACTAAATGATGCTAGAAATGAATTAGCTTCG ATGGATGATAATCGAAGACAAATTTCTGAAAGGATGTCACAAGCGGACAATGAAGTGGTAGAGTTACGTGAGAAGGTCAAAAGTTtggagaaagaaataaaagccTCTACTAAAGGGATAAATGAAACCAAGTCTGAAAAGGAAGATGCAGAGAAGAAGCGTACTGAAGCACTAAAGGTAGTTTCTCAGATTGATCTTGATCTGAGAGATTTAAAAGACAGAATTTCAAGTGAAAAACGAGCAAAG GATGAAGCCGTAAGGGAATTAAATAGTATGAGGAAAGAAAGTGAAAAGTCAAAGTCTGAATTGGCTCAAATTAGTAAGGTGCACGCGGCCAAATTGAAGGAAGAGGAAGATATATCGAAAAG TATAATGGACCGAGAGAAGCGGCTGAGTATATTGTACCAAAAGCAGGGGAGGGCAACTCAATTTAAGAATGAGGCTGCCAGAGATGAGTGGCTTCGGAAAGAAATTCATGATCTTGAGCGTGTACTTTTATCAAATAGAAAGCAG GAAAGCTTACTTCAAGATGAAAGTCAGAAGCTTAAAGACGAAATTAATAAGTTGACAGACCACATTGAATCTCGCAGAAGTGAATCAAGCAAGTTAGAGTCTGCTCTTGCAGACAAGCAAAAGCATCACAATGACTTCACGAAGCAGAAAAATGCACTTCAAGATGAAAGGAA ATCATTTTGGAAGGAGGAAAATAGTGTGACAGCTGAAATCGATAGGCTAAAGGAAGATCTTGTGAAGGCACAAAAGAGTTTGGACCATGCAACGCCTGGG GATATCAGGAGAGGCCTGAATTCTGTTAGCAGAATCATCAGGGACCATGGTATTGGAGGAGTTTTTGGTCCAGTGTTAGAACTGGTTGACTGCGAAGAGAAGTTTTTTACAGCTGTTGAGGTCACTGCTGGGAATAG cttgttccaTGTGGTGGTTGAAAATGACGATATATCGACAAGGATAATTCAGGTATTGACTCGAGAAAAAGGTGGACGGGTGACTTTCATACCACTGAATAGAGTGCACGCTCCGAACGTCAATGTTCCACAGAGCTCTGATTTTGTTCCATTGTTAAAGAAGTTAAAGTTTCGTGCTGAGCATCGTCGCGCTTTTGAACAG GTTTTTGGTAGGACAGTTATATGCCGAGACCTGGAAACTGCGACCAGAGTTGCACGCAGCAATAGTCTAGATTGCATCACACTTGATG GTGATCAAGTAGCGAAAAAGGGTGGCATGACAGGAGGTTTCTATGATTCCAGACGCTCAAGACTGAAGTTTGTAAAAGTAATCAGGGACAACAAAGCAGAAATCGAAAAAAAGACGGCACATCTAGAGAACGTGGGAAAAAAGTTGAAAG ATATAGATAAGAAAATTACAGATTTGATTACCAAACATCAGCAAATGGACGCTGAACGTGATCATGCCAAGTCGGAGTTGGAACAGTTTAAAGCTGATATTGCCAGTGCAACGAAGCAAAAGGGATCACTGGAGAAAGCCCTTGCAAAGAAG GAAAAATCACTCGCGAACATCCGCAACCAAATTGAGCAAATCCAATCTGGCATTGCAATGAAAAATGATGAGATGGGCACAGAACTGATTGACCAGCTAACTTTAGAAGAAAGAGATCTCCTTTCGCGACTGAATCCTGAAATTACTGGATTGAAGGAGAAGTTCCTCTCGTGTAAAAACAGTCGCATTGAG ATTGAAACAAGAAAGGAAGAACTGGAGAACAATTTGTCAACTAATCTTATGAGGCGTCAGAAAGAGTTggaagcaataatttcatctgcAGATTCTAAAACCTTGCCTGTTGAAGTCGAAGCAAAAGAGCAAGAATTGAAAGAGTCTAAGAGGACTCTTGATGAGGCGACAACAGTACTGAAAG CTAATGTCGATGCTATTAATGCACATACAAGACAGATGGACCAACTGAAAAAACAAAGGGATGATCTGAAG GCTCTTGAAGCTAATTTGGAGCAGACGGTGCAAGATGGGgcaaaagacttggaacagttgaTGAGCAATAGGAGTACGTATCTTGTCAAACAAGATGAGTGTATGAAGAAAATCCGTGATCTGGGCTCATTGCCTGCTGATGCTTTCGAAAC GTACAAGAGAAAAAACAAGAAGCAGCTACAGAAGCTACTCTATGACTGCAATGAGCAGTTGAAGCAATTTAGTCATGTCAACCAAAAGGCTCTTGACCAATATGTGAACTTCACTGAACAGCGCGAACAACTTCAGAGAAGACGGGCTGAACTTGATGCTGGTGACGAG AAAATTAGAGAGTTGATATCAGTTTTAGACCAAAGGAAGGATGAATCAATTGAGCGCACATTTAAAGGAGTTGCAAGGCACTTCCGCGAAGTGTTCTCTGAATTAGTGCAAGGTGGCCACGGATACTTGGTTATGATGAAGAAAAAG GATGGTGATGCTGGCGATGATGACATGGATGAGGATGCGCCTCGTGAACCAGATCCTGAAGGGAGGATAGAGAAGTATATTGGTGTGAAAGTCAAG GTTTCCTTCACTGGCAAGGGAGAAACTCAGTCCATGAAGCAGTTGTCTGGAGGGCAGAAGACAGTGGTGGCCTTAACACTGATCTTTGCTATCCAACGATGTGACCCAGCTCCGTTCTACCTCTTTGATGAGATTGATGCTGCTCTGGATCCTCAGTACAGAACGGCTGTCGGGA GCGTGGTTCGACGTCTGGCTGACATGGCGGACACCCAGTTCATAGCCACCACATTCAGGCCGGAGATCCTGAAGGTCGCGGACAAGATCTATGGCGTGACGCACAAGAACAGGGTGAGCTTCATCAACGTGGTGTCCAAGGAGCAggccatggacttcatcgagcaCGACCAGACGCACAACGCCAGCTGA